From a region of the Oncorhynchus keta strain PuntledgeMale-10-30-2019 unplaced genomic scaffold, Oket_V2 Un_contig_1042_pilon_pilon, whole genome shotgun sequence genome:
- the LOC127916976 gene encoding MAGE-like protein 2 isoform X2, producing MAVMIGIAFRVSWLCCLLIGGITCSTSEGDWSPSLDSNAAWLYAGSLQSLGYGNYKSPKSQLQAQQKHPAAILRKELAPMSQQPQQVWHPAHMLQQKQPPAVPQQVWHQAHMLTHKQPTAVPQQVWHQAHMLTHKQPTAVPQQVWHPAQMPLQQKEPTTEPQQVWHPALMPLPTTTVPQQVWHPNQMLQKKPTAVPQQVWHPAQMHQKQPTAMPQQVWNPFHTLQKQPTAVPQQVWHPAQMHQKQPTAMPQLVWNPFHKLQNLTAVPQQVWHPAQMPLQQKQPTAVPQQVWHPAQMPLQQKQPTAVPQQVWHPAQMPLQQKQPTAVPQHVWHPAQMPLQQKQPTAVPQQVWLPAQMPQKQMTAVPQQVWHLNQMLQKQPTAMPQQVWHPNQMLQKKPTAVPQQVWHPAQMHQKQPTAMPQQVWHPAQMQQKQPTAMPQLVWNPFHTLQKQPTAVPQQVWHPALIPLQQKQPTAVPQQVWHPTQMPLQQKQPTAVPQQVWNPFHTLQKQPTAVPQQVWHPALIPLQQKQPTAVPQQVWNPFHTLQKQPTTVPQQVWHPALIPLQQKQPTAVPQQVWNPFHTLQKQPTAVPQQVWHPAQMPLQQKQPTAVPQQVWHPALMPLQQKQPTAVPQQVWHPALMPLQQKQTTAVPQLGWHPAQFPQQKQLATMPLLQKEPTTITQQPQQVWHPAQMSKNRTSTELQQQKQPSTTPQQAWHPAQIPLHQKQPAPEPQQKELTAMPQQMWYRAKMLQQENHLASIVQQPPLVWHPSQFPQQQKELAVEPQQQKELAVEPQQQKELAVEPQQQKELAVEPQQQKELAVEPQQQKELAVEPQQQKELAVEPQQVRYPAQMAQQQPNAIPQQFWHVGQISQQQLAPNSQQKHYESTEDGASGSSQASIVEQSGVIPISSYSFKSHYKNGRTGVSQIRYAPREAMPVDSGNAPKDGYVSIGAPNIYPTRVKDSAREI from the exons CAGAAGCAACCGCCCgccgtgccccagcaagtgtggcatcAAGCTCACATGCTGACGCATAAGCAACCGACCgccgtgccccagcaagtgtggcatcAAGCTCACATGCTGACGCATAAGCAACCGACCgccgtgccccagcaagtgtggcatccagCTCAAATGCCCCTGCAGCAGAAGGAACCGACCACCGAGCCTCAGCAAGTTTGGCATCCCGCTCTAATGCCCCTGCCAACAACCACTgtgccccagcaagtgtggcatcctAATCAAATGCTGCAAAAGAAACCGACCgccgtgccccagcaagtgtggcatcctGCTCAAATGCACCAGAAGCAACCGACTGCCATGCCCCAGCAAGTGTGGAATCCATTTCACACACTGCAGAAGCAACCGACCgccgtgccccagcaagtgtggcatccagCTCAAATGCATCAGAAGCAACCGACTGCCATGCCCCAGCTAGTATGGAATCCATTTCACAAACTGCAGAACCTGACCgccgtgccccagcaagtgtggcatcctGCTCAAATGCCCCTGCAGCAGAAGCAACCGACCgccgtgccccagcaagtgtggcatccagctcaaatgcccctgcagcagaagcaaccgactgccgtgccccagcaa GTTTGGCATCCCGCTCAAATGCCCCTGCAGCAGAAGCAACCGACCGCCGTGCCCCAGCACGTGTGGCATCCAGCTCAAATGCCCCTGCAGCAGAAGCAACCGACCgccgtgccccagcaagtgtggcTTCCAGCTCAAATGCCACAGAAGCAAATGACTgccgtgccccagcaagtgtggcatcTTAATCAAATGCTGCAGAAGCAACCGACCGCCATGCCCCAGCAAGTATGGCATCCTAATCAAATGCTGCAAAAGAAACCAACCgccgtgccccagcaagtgtggcatcctGCTCAAATGCACCAGAAGCAACCGACTGCCAtgccccagcaagtgtggcatccagCTCAAATGCAACAGAAGCAACCGACTGCCATGCCCCAGCTAGTATGGAATCCATTTCACACACTGCAGAAGCAACCGACCgccgtgccccagcaagtgtggcatcctGCTCTAATTCCCCTGCAGCAGAAGCAACCAACCgccgtgccccagcaagtgtggcatcctACTCAAATGCCCCTGCAGCAGAAGCAACCGACCGCCGTGCCTCAGCAAGTGTGGAATCCATTTCACACACTGCAGAAGCAACCGACTgccgtgccccagcaagtgtggcatcc TGCTCTAATACCCCTGCAGCAGAAGCAACCGACCgccgtgccccagcaagtgtggAATCCATTTCACACACTGCAGAAGCAACCGACCAccgtgccccagcaagtgtggcatcctGCTCTAATACCCCTGCAGCAGAAGCAACCGACCgccgtgccccagcaagtgtggAATCCATTTCACACACTGCAGAAGCAACCGACCgccgtgccccagcaagtgtggcatcctGCTCAAATGCCCCTGCAGCAGAAGCAACCGACCgccgtgccccagcaagtgtggcatcctGCTCTAATGCCCCTGCAGCAGAAGCAACCGACCgccgtgccccagcaagtgtggcatcctGCTCTAATGCCCCTGCAGCAGAAGCAAACGACCGCCGTGCCCCAGCTGGGGTGGCATCCTGCTCAGTTTCCCCAGCAGAAGCAACTAGCCACTATGCCTCTACTGCAGAAGGAACCAACCACCATAACCCAGCAACCTCAGCAGGTGTGGCATCCAGCTCAAATGTCCAAGAATCGAACATCCACTGAACTTCAGCAGCAGAAGCAACCATCCACCACGCCCCAGCAAGCGTGGCATCCAGCTCAAATTCCCCTGCATCAGAAGCAACCGGCCCCTGAACCTCAGCAGAAGGAACTGACCGCCATGCCCCAGCAAATGTGGTATCGAGCTAAAATGCTCCAACAGGAGAATCATCTGGCCTCCATTGTCCAGCAGCCTCCGCTCGTGTGGCATCCGTCTCAATTTCCCCAGCAGCAGAAGGAACTGGCCGTCGAGCCCCAGCAGCAGAAGGAACTGGCCGTCGAGCCCCAGCAGCAGAAGGAACTGGCCGTCGAGCCCCAGCAGCAGAAGGAACTGGCCGTCGAGCCCCAGCAGCAGAAGGAACTGGCCGTCGAGCCCCAGCAGCAGAAGGAACTGGCCGTCGAGCCCCAGCAGCAGAAGGAACTGGCCGTCGAGCCCCAGCAAGTGAGGTATCCAGCGCAAATGGCCCAGCAGCAACCCAACGCCATTCCTCAGCAATTTTGGCATGTAGGCCAAATTTCCCAGCAGCAACTGGCCCCAAATTCTCAGCAGAAGCACTACGAAAGCACTGAAGATGGTGCCTCTGGTAGTTCTCAGGCCAGCATTGTTGAACAGTCGGGTGTCATCCCAATCTCTTCCTACAGTTTCAAATCGCACTACAAGAATGGCAGAACTGGAGTCTCCCAAATAAGATACGCTCCTAGGGAAGCAATGCCTGTTGACAGTGGAAATGCTCCCAAGGATGGTTATGTTAGCATTGGTGCACCAAACATATATCCAACACGAGTGAAGGATTCTGCAAG GGAAATATAA
- the LOC127916976 gene encoding MAGE-like protein 2 isoform X23 — MAVMIGIAFRVSWLCCLLIGGITCSTSEGDWSPSLDSNAAWLYAGSLQSLGYGNYKSPKSQLQAQQKHPAAILRKELAPMSQQPQQVWHPAHMLQQKQPPAVPQQVWHQAHMLTHKQPPAMPQQVWHQAHMLTHKQPTAVPQQVWHQAQMPLQQKEPTAVPQQVWHPAQMPLQQKEPTAEPQQVWHPAQMPLQQKQPTAVPQHVWHPAQMPLQQKQPTAVPQQVWLPAQMPQKQMTAVPQQVWHLNQMLQKQPTAMPQQVWHPNQMLQKKPTAVPQQVWHPAQMHQKQPTAMPQQVWHPAQMQQKQPTAMPQLVWNPFHTLQKQPTAVPQQVWHPALIPLQQKQPTAVPQQVWHPTQMPLQQKQPTAVPQQVWNPFHTLQKQPTAVPQQVWHPALIPLQQKQPTAVPQQVWNPFHTLQKQPTTVPQQVWHPALIPLQQKQPTAVPQQVWNPFHTLQKQPTAVPQQVWHPAQMPLQQKQPTAVPQQVWHPALMPLQQKQPTAVPQQVWHPALMPLQQKQTTAVPQLGWHPAQFPQQKQLATMPLLQKEPTTITQQPQQVWHPAQMSKNRTSTELQQQKQPSTTPQQAWHPAQIPLHQKQPAPEPQQKELTAMPQQMWYRAKMLQQENHLASIVQQPPLVWHPSQFPQQQKELAVEPQQQKELAVEPQQQKELAVEPQQQKELAVEPQQQKELAVEPQQQKELAVEPQQQKELAVEPQQVRYPAQMAQQQPNAIPQQFWHVGQISQQQLAPNSQQKHYESTEDGASGSSQASIVEQSGVIPISSYSFKSHYKNGRTGVSQIRYAPREAMPVDSGNAPKDGYVSIGAPNIYPTRVKDSAREI; from the exons ATGGCTGTGATGATTGGAATCGCTTTCAG AGTTTCTTGGCTTTGTTGCCTGCTAATTGGAGGGATAACGTGTTCTACATCAGAAG GTGATTGGTCTCCTTCACTGGATTCTAATGCAGCATGGCTCTATGCAGGATCACTTCAGTCTCTAGGATATGGCAATTATAAGTCTCCAAAATCTCAACTGCAAGCGCAACAGAAACATCCGGCCGCCATCCTGCGGAAGGAACTGGCCCCCATGTCCCAGCAACCTcagcaagtgtggcatccagCTCACATGCTGCAGCAGAAGCAACCGCCCgccgtgccccagcaagtgtggcatcAAGCTCACATGCTGACGCATAAGCAACCGCCCGCCAtgccccagcaagtgtggcatcAAGCTCACATGCTGACGCATAAGCAACCGACCgccgtgccccagcaagtgtggcatcAAGCTCAAATGCCCCTGCAGCAGAAGGAACCGACCgccgtgccccagcaagtgtggcatccagCTCAAATGCCCCTGCAGCAGAAGGAACCGACCGCCGAGCCCCAGCAGGTTTGGCATCCCGCTCAAATGCCCCTGCAGCAGAAGCAACCGACCGCCGTGCCCCAGCACGTGTGGCATCCAGCTCAAATGCCCCTGCAGCAGAAGCAACCGACCgccgtgccccagcaagtgtggcTTCCAGCTCAAATGCCACAGAAGCAAATGACTgccgtgccccagcaagtgtggcatcTTAATCAAATGCTGCAGAAGCAACCGACCGCCATGCCCCAGCAAGTATGGCATCCTAATCAAATGCTGCAAAAGAAACCAACCgccgtgccccagcaagtgtggcatcctGCTCAAATGCACCAGAAGCAACCGACTGCCAtgccccagcaagtgtggcatccagCTCAAATGCAACAGAAGCAACCGACTGCCATGCCCCAGCTAGTATGGAATCCATTTCACACACTGCAGAAGCAACCGACCgccgtgccccagcaagtgtggcatcctGCTCTAATTCCCCTGCAGCAGAAGCAACCAACCgccgtgccccagcaagtgtggcatcctACTCAAATGCCCCTGCAGCAGAAGCAACCGACCGCCGTGCCTCAGCAAGTGTGGAATCCATTTCACACACTGCAGAAGCAACCGACTgccgtgccccagcaagtgtggcatcc TGCTCTAATACCCCTGCAGCAGAAGCAACCGACCgccgtgccccagcaagtgtggAATCCATTTCACACACTGCAGAAGCAACCGACCAccgtgccccagcaagtgtggcatcctGCTCTAATACCCCTGCAGCAGAAGCAACCGACCgccgtgccccagcaagtgtggAATCCATTTCACACACTGCAGAAGCAACCGACCgccgtgccccagcaagtgtggcatcctGCTCAAATGCCCCTGCAGCAGAAGCAACCGACCgccgtgccccagcaagtgtggcatcctGCTCTAATGCCCCTGCAGCAGAAGCAACCGACCgccgtgccccagcaagtgtggcatcctGCTCTAATGCCCCTGCAGCAGAAGCAAACGACCGCCGTGCCCCAGCTGGGGTGGCATCCTGCTCAGTTTCCCCAGCAGAAGCAACTAGCCACTATGCCTCTACTGCAGAAGGAACCAACCACCATAACCCAGCAACCTCAGCAGGTGTGGCATCCAGCTCAAATGTCCAAGAATCGAACATCCACTGAACTTCAGCAGCAGAAGCAACCATCCACCACGCCCCAGCAAGCGTGGCATCCAGCTCAAATTCCCCTGCATCAGAAGCAACCGGCCCCTGAACCTCAGCAGAAGGAACTGACCGCCATGCCCCAGCAAATGTGGTATCGAGCTAAAATGCTCCAACAGGAGAATCATCTGGCCTCCATTGTCCAGCAGCCTCCGCTCGTGTGGCATCCGTCTCAATTTCCCCAGCAGCAGAAGGAACTGGCCGTCGAGCCCCAGCAGCAGAAGGAACTGGCCGTCGAGCCCCAGCAGCAGAAGGAACTGGCCGTCGAGCCCCAGCAGCAGAAGGAACTGGCCGTCGAGCCCCAGCAGCAGAAGGAACTGGCCGTCGAGCCCCAGCAGCAGAAGGAACTGGCCGTCGAGCCCCAGCAGCAGAAGGAACTGGCCGTCGAGCCCCAGCAAGTGAGGTATCCAGCGCAAATGGCCCAGCAGCAACCCAACGCCATTCCTCAGCAATTTTGGCATGTAGGCCAAATTTCCCAGCAGCAACTGGCCCCAAATTCTCAGCAGAAGCACTACGAAAGCACTGAAGATGGTGCCTCTGGTAGTTCTCAGGCCAGCATTGTTGAACAGTCGGGTGTCATCCCAATCTCTTCCTACAGTTTCAAATCGCACTACAAGAATGGCAGAACTGGAGTCTCCCAAATAAGATACGCTCCTAGGGAAGCAATGCCTGTTGACAGTGGAAATGCTCCCAAGGATGGTTATGTTAGCATTGGTGCACCAAACATATATCCAACACGAGTGAAGGATTCTGCAAG GGAAATATAA
- the LOC127916976 gene encoding MAGE-like protein 2 isoform X29 → MAVMIGIAFRVSWLCCLLIGGITCSTSEGDWSPSLDSNAAWLYAGSLQSLGYGNYKSPKSQLQAQQKHPAAILRKELAPMSQQPQQVWHPAHMLQQKQPPAVPQQVWHQAHMLTHKQPTAVPQQVWHQAHMLTHKQPTAVPQQVWHPAQMPLQQKEPTAEPQQVWHPAQMPLQQKQPTAVPQHVWHPAQMPLQQKQPTAVPQQVWLPAQMPQKQMTAVPQQVWHLNQMLQKQPTAMPQQVWHPNQMLQKKPTAVPQQVWHPAQMHQKQPTAMPQQVWHPAQMQQKQPTAMPQLVWNPFHTLQKQPTAVPQQVWHPALIPLQQKQPTAVPQQVWHPTQMPLQQKQPTAVPQQVWNPFHTLQKQPTAVPQQVWHPALIPLQQKQPTAVPQQVWNPFHTLQKQPTTVPQQVWHPALIPLQQKQPTAVPQQVWNPFHTLQKQPTAVPQQVWHPAQMPLQQKQPTAVPQQVWHPALMPLQQKQPTAVPQQVWHPALMPLQQKQTTAVPQLGWHPAQFPQQKQLATMPLLQKEPTTITQQPQQVWHPAQMSKNRTSTELQQQKQPSTTPQQAWHPAQIPLHQKQPAPEPQQKELTAMPQQMWYRAKMLQQENHLASIVQQPPLVWHPSQFPQQQKELAVEPQQQKELAVEPQQQKELAVEPQQQKELAVEPQQQKELAVEPQQQKELAVEPQQQKELAVEPQQVRYPAQMAQQQPNAIPQQFWHVGQISQQQLAPNSQQKHYESTEDGASGSSQASIVEQSGVIPISSYSFKSHYKNGRTGVSQIRYAPREAMPVDSGNAPKDGYVSIGAPNIYPTRVKDSAREI, encoded by the exons AGTTTCTTGGCTTTGTTGCCTGCTAATTGGAGGGATAACGTGTTCTACATCAGAAG GTGATTGGTCTCCTTCACTGGATTCTAATGCAGCATGGCTCTATGCAGGATCACTTCAGTCTCTAGGATATGGCAATTATAAGTCTCCAAAATCTCAACTGCAAGCGCAACAGAAACATCCGGCCGCCATCCTGCGGAAGGAACTGGCCCCCATGTCCCAGCAACCTcagcaagtgtggcatccagCTCACATGCTGCAGCAGAAGCAACCGCCCgccgtgccccagcaagtgtggcatcAAGCTCACATGCTGACGCATAAGCAACCGACCgccgtgccccagcaagtgtggcatcAAGCTCACATGCTGACGCATAAGCAACCGACCgccgtgccccagcaagtgtggcatccagCTCAAATGCCCCTGCAGCAGAAGGAACCGACCGCCGAGCCTCAGCAA GTTTGGCATCCCGCTCAAATGCCCCTGCAGCAGAAGCAACCGACCGCCGTGCCCCAGCACGTGTGGCATCCAGCTCAAATGCCCCTGCAGCAGAAGCAACCGACCgccgtgccccagcaagtgtggcTTCCAGCTCAAATGCCACAGAAGCAAATGACTgccgtgccccagcaagtgtggcatcTTAATCAAATGCTGCAGAAGCAACCGACCGCCATGCCCCAGCAAGTATGGCATCCTAATCAAATGCTGCAAAAGAAACCAACCgccgtgccccagcaagtgtggcatcctGCTCAAATGCACCAGAAGCAACCGACTGCCAtgccccagcaagtgtggcatccagCTCAAATGCAACAGAAGCAACCGACTGCCATGCCCCAGCTAGTATGGAATCCATTTCACACACTGCAGAAGCAACCGACCgccgtgccccagcaagtgtggcatcctGCTCTAATTCCCCTGCAGCAGAAGCAACCAACCgccgtgccccagcaagtgtggcatcctACTCAAATGCCCCTGCAGCAGAAGCAACCGACCGCCGTGCCTCAGCAAGTGTGGAATCCATTTCACACACTGCAGAAGCAACCGACTgccgtgccccagcaagtgtggcatcc TGCTCTAATACCCCTGCAGCAGAAGCAACCGACCgccgtgccccagcaagtgtggAATCCATTTCACACACTGCAGAAGCAACCGACCAccgtgccccagcaagtgtggcatcctGCTCTAATACCCCTGCAGCAGAAGCAACCGACCgccgtgccccagcaagtgtggAATCCATTTCACACACTGCAGAAGCAACCGACCgccgtgccccagcaagtgtggcatcctGCTCAAATGCCCCTGCAGCAGAAGCAACCGACCgccgtgccccagcaagtgtggcatcctGCTCTAATGCCCCTGCAGCAGAAGCAACCGACCgccgtgccccagcaagtgtggcatcctGCTCTAATGCCCCTGCAGCAGAAGCAAACGACCGCCGTGCCCCAGCTGGGGTGGCATCCTGCTCAGTTTCCCCAGCAGAAGCAACTAGCCACTATGCCTCTACTGCAGAAGGAACCAACCACCATAACCCAGCAACCTCAGCAGGTGTGGCATCCAGCTCAAATGTCCAAGAATCGAACATCCACTGAACTTCAGCAGCAGAAGCAACCATCCACCACGCCCCAGCAAGCGTGGCATCCAGCTCAAATTCCCCTGCATCAGAAGCAACCGGCCCCTGAACCTCAGCAGAAGGAACTGACCGCCATGCCCCAGCAAATGTGGTATCGAGCTAAAATGCTCCAACAGGAGAATCATCTGGCCTCCATTGTCCAGCAGCCTCCGCTCGTGTGGCATCCGTCTCAATTTCCCCAGCAGCAGAAGGAACTGGCCGTCGAGCCCCAGCAGCAGAAGGAACTGGCCGTCGAGCCCCAGCAGCAGAAGGAACTGGCCGTCGAGCCCCAGCAGCAGAAGGAACTGGCCGTCGAGCCCCAGCAGCAGAAGGAACTGGCCGTCGAGCCCCAGCAGCAGAAGGAACTGGCCGTCGAGCCCCAGCAGCAGAAGGAACTGGCCGTCGAGCCCCAGCAAGTGAGGTATCCAGCGCAAATGGCCCAGCAGCAACCCAACGCCATTCCTCAGCAATTTTGGCATGTAGGCCAAATTTCCCAGCAGCAACTGGCCCCAAATTCTCAGCAGAAGCACTACGAAAGCACTGAAGATGGTGCCTCTGGTAGTTCTCAGGCCAGCATTGTTGAACAGTCGGGTGTCATCCCAATCTCTTCCTACAGTTTCAAATCGCACTACAAGAATGGCAGAACTGGAGTCTCCCAAATAAGATACGCTCCTAGGGAAGCAATGCCTGTTGACAGTGGAAATGCTCCCAAGGATGGTTATGTTAGCATTGGTGCACCAAACATATATCCAACACGAGTGAAGGATTCTGCAAG GGAAATATAA
- the LOC127916976 gene encoding MAGE-like protein 2 isoform X28, producing the protein MAVMIGIAFRVSWLCCLLIGGITCSTSEGDWSPSLDSNAAWLYAGSLQSLGYGNYKSPKSQLQAQQKHPAAILRKELAPMSQQPQQVWHPAHMLQQKQPPAVPQQVWHQAHMLTHKQPTAVPQQVWHQAHMLTHKQPTAVPQQVWHPAQMPLQQKEPTAEPQQVWHPAQMPLQQKQPTAVPQHVWHPAQMPLQQKQPTAVPQQVWLPAQMPQKQMTAVPQQVWHLNQMLQKQPTAMPQQVWHPNQMLQKKPTAVPQQVWHPAQMHQKQPTAMPQQVWHPAQMQQKQPTAMPQLVWNPFHTLQKQPTAVPQQVWHPALIPLQQKQPTAVPQQVWHPTQMPLQQKQPTAVPQQVWNPFHTLQKQPTAVPQQVWHPALIPLQQKQPTAVPQQVWNPFHTLQKQPTTVPQQVWHPALIPLQQKQPTAVPQQVWNPFHTLQKQPTAVPQQVWHPAQMPLQQKQPTAVPQQVWHPALMPLQQKQPTAVPQQVWHPALMPLQQKQTTAVPQLGWHPAQFPQQKQLATMPLLQKEPTTITQQPQQVWHPAQMSKNRTSTELQQQKQPSTTPQQAWHPAQIPLHQKQPAPEPQQKELTAMPQQMWYRAKMLQQENHLASIVQQPPLVWHPSQFPQQQKELAVEPQQQKELAVEPQQQKELAVEPQQQKELAVEPQQQKELAVEPQQQKELAVEPQQQKELAVEPQQVRYPAQMAQQQPNAIPQQFWHVGQISQQQLAPNSQQKHYESTEDGASGSSQASIVEQSGVIPISSYSFKSHYKNGRTGVSQIRYAPREAMPVDSGNAPKDGYVSIGAPNIYPTRVKDSAREI; encoded by the exons ATGGCTGTGATGATTGGAATCGCTTTCAG AGTTTCTTGGCTTTGTTGCCTGCTAATTGGAGGGATAACGTGTTCTACATCAGAAG GTGATTGGTCTCCTTCACTGGATTCTAATGCAGCATGGCTCTATGCAGGATCACTTCAGTCTCTAGGATATGGCAATTATAAGTCTCCAAAATCTCAACTGCAAGCGCAACAGAAACATCCGGCCGCCATCCTGCGGAAGGAACTGGCCCCCATGTCCCAGCAACCTcagcaagtgtggcatccagCTCACATGCTGCAGCAGAAGCAACCGCCCgccgtgccccagcaagtgtggcatcAAGCTCACATGCTGACGCATAAGCAACCGACCgccgtgccccagcaagtgtggcatcAAGCTCACATGCTGACGCATAAGCAACCGACCgccgtgccccagcaagtgtggcatccagCTCAAATGCCCCTGCAGCAGAAGGAACCGACCGCCGAGCCTCAGCAA GTTTGGCATCCCGCTCAAATGCCCCTGCAGCAGAAGCAACCGACCGCCGTGCCCCAGCACGTGTGGCATCCAGCTCAAATGCCCCTGCAGCAGAAGCAACCGACCgccgtgccccagcaagtgtggcTTCCAGCTCAAATGCCACAGAAGCAAATGACTgccgtgccccagcaagtgtggcatcTTAATCAAATGCTGCAGAAGCAACCGACCGCCATGCCCCAGCAAGTATGGCATCCTAATCAAATGCTGCAAAAGAAACCAACCgccgtgccccagcaagtgtggcatcctGCTCAAATGCACCAGAAGCAACCGACTGCCAtgccccagcaagtgtggcatccagCTCAAATGCAACAGAAGCAACCGACTGCCATGCCCCAGCTAGTATGGAATCCATTTCACACACTGCAGAAGCAACCGACCgccgtgccccagcaagtgtggcatcctGCTCTAATTCCCCTGCAGCAGAAGCAACCAACCgccgtgccccagcaagtgtggcatcctACTCAAATGCCCCTGCAGCAGAAGCAACCGACCGCCGTGCCTCAGCAAGTGTGGAATCCATTTCACACACTGCAGAAGCAACCGACTgccgtgccccagcaagtgtggcatcc TGCTCTAATACCCCTGCAGCAGAAGCAACCGACCgccgtgccccagcaagtgtggAATCCATTTCACACACTGCAGAAGCAACCGACCAccgtgccccagcaagtgtggcatcctGCTCTAATACCCCTGCAGCAGAAGCAACCGACCgccgtgccccagcaagtgtggAATCCATTTCACACACTGCAGAAGCAACCGACCgccgtgccccagcaagtgtggcatcctGCTCAAATGCCCCTGCAGCAGAAGCAACCGACCgccgtgccccagcaagtgtggcatcctGCTCTAATGCCCCTGCAGCAGAAGCAACCGACCgccgtgccccagcaagtgtggcatcctGCTCTAATGCCCCTGCAGCAGAAGCAAACGACCGCCGTGCCCCAGCTGGGGTGGCATCCTGCTCAGTTTCCCCAGCAGAAGCAACTAGCCACTATGCCTCTACTGCAGAAGGAACCAACCACCATAACCCAGCAACCTCAGCAGGTGTGGCATCCAGCTCAAATGTCCAAGAATCGAACATCCACTGAACTTCAGCAGCAGAAGCAACCATCCACCACGCCCCAGCAAGCGTGGCATCCAGCTCAAATTCCCCTGCATCAGAAGCAACCGGCCCCTGAACCTCAGCAGAAGGAACTGACCGCCATGCCCCAGCAAATGTGGTATCGAGCTAAAATGCTCCAACAGGAGAATCATCTGGCCTCCATTGTCCAGCAGCCTCCGCTCGTGTGGCATCCGTCTCAATTTCCCCAGCAGCAGAAGGAACTGGCCGTCGAGCCCCAGCAGCAGAAGGAACTGGCCGTCGAGCCCCAGCAGCAGAAGGAACTGGCCGTCGAGCCCCAGCAGCAGAAGGAACTGGCCGTCGAGCCCCAGCAGCAGAAGGAACTGGCCGTCGAGCCCCAGCAGCAGAAGGAACTGGCCGTCGAGCCCCAGCAGCAGAAGGAACTGGCCGTCGAGCCCCAGCAAGTGAGGTATCCAGCGCAAATGGCCCAGCAGCAACCCAACGCCATTCCTCAGCAATTTTGGCATGTAGGCCAAATTTCCCAGCAGCAACTGGCCCCAAATTCTCAGCAGAAGCACTACGAAAGCACTGAAGATGGTGCCTCTGGTAGTTCTCAGGCCAGCATTGTTGAACAGTCGGGTGTCATCCCAATCTCTTCCTACAGTTTCAAATCGCACTACAAGAATGGCAGAACTGGAGTCTCCCAAATAAGATACGCTCCTAGGGAAGCAATGCCTGTTGACAGTGGAAATGCTCCCAAGGATGGTTATGTTAGCATTGGTGCACCAAACATATATCCAACACGAGTGAAGGATTCTGCAAG GGAAATATAA